From one Pecten maximus chromosome 8, xPecMax1.1, whole genome shotgun sequence genomic stretch:
- the LOC117333267 gene encoding uncharacterized protein LOC117333267 has translation MLNSLQHVVAITMYNNQLQKDGFSVLAKLGFSVTHTTLNEKLNTAKKLNEQVMKTYQRRLADTIAAKSIVDRVSTEHSYAGGLDQPSVIDEHSYSTIYHSEFQQHGEPLGYRFNLDNLDFHIKVREMTQEHQNVSRHFTPIMSVVDRVSCEGFTDEPVGNLMEVENSESLPTAEDNYTLRKDMIQVVSNILIEHLSSFKIFENICPKQFQHAYSAEMSKKSIVNQQCFVGILLAFN, from the exons ATGCTTAACTCTCTTCAACATGTTGTTGCCATAACAATGTACAACAACCAATTACAGAAAGATGGCTTTTCGGTGCTTGCAAAACTGGGTTTTTCTGTAACCCATACAACCTTGAATGAAAAGTTGAACACAGCGAAAAAACTAAATGAGCAAGTAATGAAAACCTATCAGAGGAGGTTAGCAGACACTATTGCTGCTAAAAGTATTGTGGATAGGGTGAGCACTGAACACTCTTATGCAGGAGGATTAGATCAACCCTCAGTCATAGATGAACATTCCTATTCAACCATCTACCATTCAGAATTTCAACAACATGGTGAACCCCTAGGCTACAGATTTAACCTCGACAACCTGGACTTTCATATAAAAGTCAGGGAAATGACACAGGAACATCAAAATGTGTCAAGGCATTTTACTCCAATCATGTCTGTTGTAGATAGAGTGAGCTGTGAGGGTTTCACAGATGAGCCTGTCGGAAATTTGATGGAGGTTGAAAACAGCGAATCTCTTCCTACTGCTGAGGACAATTACACTCTTAGAAAAGACATGATACAGGTTGTATCCAACATTCTGATCGAACATCTGTCATCCTTCAAaatctttgaaaatatttgtcCTAAACAATTCCAACATGCTTATTCAGCAGAAATGTCGAAGAAATCtattgtg AATCAGCAGTGTTTTGTTGGGATACTTCTTGCATTCAATTAG